One genomic region from Anthonomus grandis grandis chromosome 1, icAntGran1.3, whole genome shotgun sequence encodes:
- the LOC126745345 gene encoding titin homolog isoform X2: MSADITDVARIQDEDILRKMWQETDDFGRKKEIRSHMYKLREARLKDFYNSADINTEFYQSSTTKSSTENTAKSNMSTSHADFLTDQSYETLKSKEVRDAESPTRDSYNKTILRHQDQGWTVNSSNERSADGKTHTSSHSASTSGTQQLDKGKLDYAAKLEEKATVFQDGDDQNFVKSVGTSSSSVIKQQASGGDEHSSFMSSSSKSSSSSRYVTESKSATEEIRALPSSTKTTSDQVPYSRINEDNATSVVQKTYTTNAPSDIKRHPNYVEGKTKVTQETKTLADGTIVTTTHYETKDGNSTSTATHKKYSNIGSAHLEQSSSFNKTHEQSSKYINNDRRNSTNKTNKKLIEYVIEPASTVDTSNDTHFKETISNQQSSKTTRQSYRQDEQDFTTDSRRKQETIEYVEIPLEIPSNDQKVTTKTTTTRTTVSESVPQVQTDVTYLTTSTHNINQNQEVNETRGVRDDHFITTERKHEVDTRAPKMGHPEEIPRVATQPERRAPASSPKSEMDQKRPPTEGQYDTTYRNDFTSKKISVEVSATHNAFARSLRSITPERITRGPKSDSRNSLRSTSSPEKMRYPSRSSPDRQSRAKSPKKRTERFSSTETITYPKNRKSSLNESPERPTSKQTRRSKTEHYSTETLTRTSNVLSNKYEKDTVDTSTLTRRKDSARPRSPSPTGTTTSDFEYIRDAKDLTADLNDEIIVRRSTTSGKKDDRPSSLDITTRKTKKVKERSPTSPLPDFTGPRTSPPKQNSLSTESASTLERPKLIRTDTYEERVKELLGLTKSTNEVRRSSLEKTSIKRSSFSSKTSSDDLTRVTKESTKRQYSDRKSPAKEPQRGKSPEKVSPTTVNKSKPTISEFPSQARKSPEKEPLGPYPEKSRSTKTAPSVSEFPSQIRKSPEKQPLEPYPEKSMPTKTAPSVSEYPSQIRKSPEKEPLESYPEKSRPTKIAPSVSEFPSQIRKSPDKEPLESYPEKSRPTKIAPSVSEFPSQIRKSPEKQPLEPYPEKSMPTKTAPSVSEYPSQVRKSLEKEPLEPYPEKSRPTKIPPSVSEFPSQIRKSPEKEPLEPCPDKSKPTKVTSSVCEFPSQIKKSPEREPLEPYPEKSRPTHTAPSVSEFPSQITKSPEKGPMETYPEKSKSTKKTPNSSEFPSQIRISPEKEPLELYPEKSKPTQKTPSISKYPSQIRKSPEKEPLEPYPEKSKPTMKTSSVSEFPSQIRKSPEKGPIEPYPEKSKPTKKTPTVSELPSQIRKSPEREPLDRHPEKSKPTKKTPISSEFPSQIRKSPEKELLEPYPEKPKPTMKTSSVSEFPSQIRKSPEREPLECYAEKCMPTKKTPTVSEFPSQIRKSPEKGLIEPHPEKSKSTKKTPTVSEFPSQIRKSPEKEPLESYPEKYKPTKKTPNSSESPSQIRKSPEREPLDRHPEKSKPTKKTSSVTEFPSQIRKSPEKEPLEPYPEKISTKISLDILELRGSNISEPDQDLRQPGAQPQSPTEISSKVKRINKFDKTLKTRTSSESSTSSEEDVHEEFSSETVTYTENQKPVAEPILEKKIFSKLCQADELLIDKKKIAREFIESEIVESKQTSSTKLKIAKKQPIKKVEPPKQELKKPITKKIVKTESVNKTNNIRKDISKDRIPVRTPTKSTTETSVLTRTIKKDIPKTKPQKPTEVYRVEKTKFITATDDKSSKAPRTIPKKEPYKKTVEIKNTLENIEHSENLKEDKSIHIRTNRVDDTVTKKKVTKTILLNGDIEKPKSRESPTKTFTLTKKTPINVKPINKVAEAKPKQTSTIQSKYSTTVKKVVKDTRPSATKPVDAKKHIVTATIKVSPRTIPKPTPKQTAVKPVKPAEKPLHVKKVSKPISNGYQSSDTEDDESNIESVEGSFIDLTETTTERITDSTRKIESDSEDIHRRVITTKTVLINSDNFPEREIIVNLQRSKSSREPSPDRVYARPLTSDEEDDSYAPARYPDQIFEPDDGSPRRKPKKLTDMPIFENDDFSETRITEVVDATTRIDETNVHKVEETDESLLSIDKKINKFLNTAEKLTKEPLKPKPGKVERPTLEVTEDLKEDECLLSVSDKVSKFLTTAEQLTSEAPKSKPKIPNDNINIRKKNVITTTETTLPGHVPKVPRPDVANVDDTLKEDECLLSVSDKVSKFISTAEKLTSTATTKPVSLSKIDPIPTKAKSKSPERQSPSKENEAVPIPKPRSPERRSPTKDQTAGFIDTERTEEIRTRKSQSLSPTRRSPSPVLKSFAEPTNDLKTPRRPSKEDFKISNITRLRGNESIKKAKALFENISQDNDTPWQKDVLSRPSVFSANKSSKVVEDRQEVKRFTESKKSIAGDTIVVEKQLVGRQSPERLVRKSQSPRKSPERQPSPDKYHEIKPFRPSSPEKIPEILTPTDQESIRKMRSRDTTPEGDLPHYMKPLDRSLRPNSPHRDNIPKAKPQPVQQPIHPDEVDIRQTKFGVTLKRTDSGRTASNIETSAISTERRKSSITTEKRVTEEEIDDIFELKILEELLEKVVGYDLRRKIRTQIRLVKKLTSEGKLESYITSRKTIPQEAITRRGSSPSKTIKTTKITETQSSSFTRSPEDKLEDVEIKIEQKRRGSSPFKTIKPSKSPDRKTVVDGSCFNQTDITERRSSVEQSSEYQSSYSYNERRSSTESSSLVTKAKSPERNTTSPQRTVPGKRVSESIEIIPGGKVTTIQTTETVPEGTRTTTTKTTEKSFTTLKKVTPPTKKIIEDNQPEWVKQRNLRNTKQTVASSAKKSQTSTNTSTKKTTRTSPAKEVKGTDIITSSYGVGPTDEHGTPLFGLKALRAQNKNENIKVQGTVIRSEYYSENDQEPVGQISVTKYSSDPNDLRQDGPVSMDGNVTSVTTTQKFGYKDTPSLKTLTNNKKEICDSTEKSTSKTTKISRRGSVKEISKKFIDSAVESLKNERQTTYPKAGLILRSSSFKSTNGEGEPSRESSPADDREADSSTVTVRTIKSSGETFLSNKSRITDAQDVITRMKNEEYEEGDTEEDIAARGLLNKFIGSQVMLSGMEACAKSTSTTSRIISSPVSTVRRSTKITTTMTEDGKPTTTTRVFQRPVTEEELETVWDEQSLRLLLEQSTEYEERKIIRIRLRQVMAEQEEAVETTKEVKKEGDITTTKVTTRVTQQRVVAPKPISPFAKFRQLDKQNSVNKPTPPSTPGTPRGSGPLFKFTDSALTQSASTIKDRLLHWCRMKTKEYENIQLDNFSSSWADGLAFCALIHHFLPDSFEYSALTPKERRHNFELAFRIAYEKADIYPLLDVEDMLETRKPDWKCVFTYVQSIYRRFKDDD; this comes from the exons ATGTCGGCCGATATTACTGACGTAGCAAGAATTCAGGATGAGGACATACTACGAAAAATG TGGCAAGAAACCGATGACTTTGGACGCAAAAAGGAGATAAGGTCTCACATGTACAAGCTACGTGAAGCTCGCCTAAAAGACTTTTATAATTCCGCGGACATTAACACCGAGTTCTACCAGTCATCAACTACTAAATCATCTACTGAAAATACTGCGAAATCTAATATGTCTACTAGTCACGCTGATTTCTTAACAGATCAAAGCTATGAAACATTAAAAAGTAAAGAAGTAAGAGATGCTGAAAGTCCAACTAGAGATAGTTATAATAAAACGATAC tgAGGCATCAAGACCAAGGTTGGACAGTTAATTCATCTAACGAACGTAGCGCTGATGGTAAGACCCACACGTCCTCACATTCAGCTTCTACTTCTGGAACCCAACAATTGGACAAAGGAAAATTAGATTATGCAGCAAAACTGGAAGAAAAAGCAACAGTATTTCAAGATGGGGATGACCAAAATTTTGTTAAGTCCGTGGGAACTTCTTCCAGTTCTGTGATTAAACAACAAGCTAGTGGAGGAGATGAGCATTCTAGTTTTATGTCCTCTAGCAGTAAGAGCTCCTCTTCTTCTCGATACGTCACTGAAAGTAAAAGTGCCACAGAAGAAATACGGGCTTTGCCTTCAAGCACTAAAACCACCAGTGATCAAGTACCATATTCGAGAATCAATGAAGATAATGCGACATCGGTGGTTCAGAAAACTTACACGACTAATGCTCCAAGCGATATTAAAAGGCATCCCAACTATGTTGAAGGAAAGACTAag gtAACTCAGGAGACGAAAACTTTAGCAGATGGCACCATAGTAACAACAACACACTACGAGACTAAAGATGGTAATTCCACTTCAACTGCTACTCATAAAAAGTACTCTAACATCGGTTCGGCACATCTGGAGCAAAGCAGTTCTTTCAATAAAACTCACGAGCAATCGAGCAAATACATAAACAATGATCGGAGGAACAGtactaataaaactaataagaaattaattgaaTACGTTATTGAACCAGCAAGTACTGTGGATACAAGCAATGACACACATTTTAAAGAAACGATTTCCAATCAGCAATCATCTAAAACCACCAGACAGTCATATAGACAAGATGAACAAGACTTTACAACTGATAGCAGACGCAAACAAGAGACGATAGAATACGTAGAGATACCTTTAGAAATTCCTTCCAATGATCAAAAAGTCACAACCAAAACTACTACCACTAGAACCACAGTTTCTGAAAGCGTTCCGCAAGTTCAAACTGATGTTACTTACCTCACTACCTCCACACACAATATTAATCAAAACCAAGAGGTAAATGAGACAAGAGGAGTTAGAGATGATCATTTTATTACTACGGAACGAAAACATGAAGTGGATACAAGGGCTCCCAAAATGGGGCATCCTGAAGAAATTCCAAGAGTAGCAACTCAACCAGAAAGGCGAGCACCCGCTTCATCACCAAAGTCTGAAATGGACCAAAAAAGGCCTCCAactgaaggccaatacgatacAACATATCGCAACGATTTTACGAGTAAAAAAATATCGGTTGAAGTCAGTGCAACTCATAATGCATTTGCAAGATCATTGAGGTCTATTACACCCGAAAGAATTACTAGAGGACCTAAATCAGACAGCAGGAATTCGTTGAGAAGCACTAGCAGCCCTGAAAAGATGAGATATCCTTCAAG atcATCGCCTGATCGTCAGAGTAGAGCGAAAAGTCCCAAAAAAAGAACTGAAAGATTCTCAAGTACTGAAACTATTACATATCCGAAAAACCGAAAATCTTCATTAAACGAGTCTCCAGAAAGACCGACGAGTAAACAAACTAGAAGAAGTAAAACTGAACATTATAGCACTGAGACTCTTACAAGAACTTCCAATGTTCTCAGCAATAAATACGAGAAAGATACTGTGGATACGAGTACTCTTACAAGAAGAAAAGACAGCGCAAGACCTAGAAGCCCTTCTCCTACAGGTACTACCACCAGTGACTTTGAGTATATCCGGGATGCAAAAGATCTTACAGCCGACCTTAATGATGAAATAATTGTAAGAAGAAGTACTACTTCTGGTAAAAAAGATGATAGACCATCAAGTCTCGACATTACAACAaggaaaactaaaaaagttaaagaaaggTCTCCAACCTCACCTTTACCTGACTTTACCGGTCCTCGTACGTCACCTCCAAAGCAAAACTCTTTAAGTACTGAAAGTGCCTCAACCCTTGAGAGACCTAAACTTATTAGAACTGATACATACGAAGAACGTGTTAAAGAACTTTTAGGCTTAACTAAAAGTACTAATGAGGTACGGAGAAGCAGCCTGGAAAAGACTTCTATAAAAAGAAGTTCATTTAGTTCTAAAACTAGCAGCGATGATTTGACAAGGGTTACGAAAGAATCAACTAAAAGGCAATATTCTGATAGAAAGAGTCCTGCAAAAGAGCCTCAGAGAGGAAAATCACCAGAGAAGGTTTCACCCACGACAGTCAATAAGTCAAAGCCCACAATATCTGAATTTCCGTCGCAAGCTAGGAAATCTCCGGAAAAGGAGCCATTGGGGCCGTATCCTGAAAAATCTAGGTCCACTAAG ACAGCGCCAAGCGTCTCTGAATTTCCATCGCAAATTAGGAAATCTCCAGAGAAGCAGCCATTGGAGCCTTATCCTGAAAAATCTATGCCTACTAAGACAGCGCCAAGCGTCTCTGAATATCCGTCGCAAATTAGGAAATCTCCAGAAAAGGAGCCTTTGGAGTCTTATCCTGAAAAATCTAGACCCACTAAGATAGCGCCAAGCGTCTCTGAATTTCCATCGCAAATTAGGAAATCTCCAGACAAGGAGCCTTTGGAGTCTTATCCTGAAAAATCTAGACCCACTAAGATAGCGCCAAGCGTCTCTGAATTTCCATCGCAAATTAGGAAATCTCCAGAGAAGCAGCCATTGGAGCCTTATCCTGAAAAATCTATGCCTACTAAGACAGCGCCAAGCGTCTCTGAATATCCGTCGCAAGTTAGGAAATCTCTAGAAAAAGAGCCTTTGGAACCTTATCCTGAAAAATCTAGGCCCACTAAGATACCGCCAAGCGTATCCGAATTCCCGTCACAAATTAGGAAATCTCCAGAAAAGGAACCTTTGGAACCCTGTCCTGACAAATCTAAACCTACTAAAGTAACGTCAAGTGTGTGCGAATTCCCGTCACAAATCAAAAAATCTCCAGAAAGGGAGCCTCTTGAACCGTATCCCGAAAAATCTAGGCCTACTCATACAGCACCTAGTGTATCTGAATTTCCATCACAAATTACAAAATCTCCAGAAAAAGGACCTATGGAAACATACCCTGAAAAATCTAAGTCTACCAAGAAAACTCCTAATTCTTCTGAATTTCCATCACAAATAAGAATATCTCCAGAAAAGGAGCCTTTGGAACTTTACCCAGAAAAATCTAAGCCCACCCAGAAAACTCCTAGCATTTCTAAATATCCATCACAAATCAGGAAATCTCCAGAAAAGGAGCCTTTAGAACCTTATCCAGAAAAATCTAAACCTACTATGAAAACTTCCAGCGTTTCTGAATTCCCATCGCAAATCAGAAAATCTCCAGAAAAAGGACCTATCGAACCATACCCTGAAAAATCTAAACCTACTAAGAAAACTCCTACCGTTTCTGAATTGCCATCACAAATCAGAAAATCCCCAGAAAGGGAGCCTTTGGATCGTCATCCAGAAAAATCTAAGCCTACTAAGAAAACTCCTATTTCTTCTGAATTTCCATCACAAATCAGAAAATCTCCAGAAAAGGAGCTTTTAGAACCTTATCCAGAAAAACCTAAACCTACTATGAAAACTTCCAGCGTTTCTGAATTCCCATCGCAAATCAGAAAATCGCCAGAAAGGGAACCTTTGGAATGTTATGCGGAAAAATGTATGCCTACTAAGAAAACACCCACCGTTTCTGAATTTCCATCACAAATTAGAAAATCTCCAGAAAAAGGACTTATCGAACCACACCCTGAAAAATCTAAATCTACTAAGAAAACTCCTACCGTTTCTGAATTCCCATCACAAATTAGAAAATCTCCAGAAAAAGAGCCCTTGGAATCATATCCAGAAAAATATAAGCCTACTAAGAAAACTCCCAACTCTTCTGAGTCTCCATCACAAATAAGAAAATCCCCAGAAAGGGAGCCTTTGGATCGTCATCCAGAAAAATCTAAGCCTACTAAGAAAACTTCCAGCGTTACGGAATTCCCATCACAAATCAGAAAATCTCCGGAAAAGGAGCCTCTGGAGCCCTATCCTGAAAAGATATCAACTAAAATCAGCTTAGATATCTTAGAGCTTCGTGGATCAAACATATCTGAGCCAGATCAAGATCTTAGACAACCAGGTGCTCAACCGCAATCGCCAACCGAAATATCCTCAAAAGTAAAGAGAatcaataaatttgataaaactttaaaaacaagGACCTCGTCAGAAAGTTCAACATCCTCTGAGGAAGACGTACATGAAGAATTCAGTTCAGAAACAGTAACATACACCGAAAATCAAAAACCTGTTGCTGAAcctattttagagaaaaagaTATTCAGTAAGCTTTGCCAAGCTGATGAACTTTTAATTGATAAGAAGAAAATCGCACGAGAATTCATTGAATCTGAGATTGTTGAAAGTAAGCAAACATCATCGACAAAGCTTAAGATAGCAAAGAAGCAGCCGATAAAGAAGGTAGAACCTCCAAAGCAAGAACTGAAAAAACCCATAACTAAGAAGATAGTCAAAACTGAAAgcgtcaataaaacaaataatattcgaaaagaTATTTCAAAGGATAGAATACCAGTAAGAACCCCAACCAAAAGCACTACTGAGACTTCTGTTCTTACAAGAACAATTAAGAAAGATATTCCAAAGACGAAACCTCAGAAACCAACTGAGGTTTATAgggtggaaaaaactaaatttattacagCTACTGATGATAAATCCTCCAAAGCTCCCAGAACTATACCCAAAAAAGAACCGTATAAAAAAACAGTGGAAATCAAAAATactcttgaaaatattgagcACTCGGAAAACCTTAAAGAAGATAAATCAATTCATATTAGAACAAACCGTGTGGATGACACCGtaacaaagaaaaaagttaCTAAAACGATCTTGCTAAATGGTGACATAGAAAAACCTAAATCGAGAGAATCACCCACCAAAACATTTACTCTAACCAAAAAAACACCAATCAATGTCAAACCAATCAACAAAGTAGCCGAAGCAAAACCGAAACAGACATCAACAATTCAATCGAAGTACTCGACAACagttaaaaaagttgttaaggACACGAGACCAAGCGCCACTAAGCCTGTGGATGCTAAAAAACATATTGTAACTGCCACAATCAAGGTATCGCCAAGAACAATTCCAAAACCAACACCAAAACAAACTGCAGTAAAACCAGTGAAACCTGCTGAAAAGCCCTTACATGTCAAGAAGGTGAGCAAACCTATTTCTAACGGTTATCAATCATCTGACACAGAAGATGATGAGTCTAACATCGAGAGCGTCGAAGGATCTTTCATCGATTTGACTGAAACAACCACAGAACGTATCACAGATTCAACCAGAAAAATTGAATCTGACAGTGAAGACATTCACAGAAGAGTGATTACTACTAAAACTGTTTTAATAAACTCAGATAATTTCCCAGAACGTGAAATAATAGTAAATCTTCAAAGATCTAAGTCTTCTAGAGAACCTTCGCCAGACAGAGTGTATGCTAGGCCGCTAACGAGTGATGAAGAAGACGACTCATACGCACCTGCAAGATATCCAGATCAAATATTTGAACCAGATGATGGCTCTCCAAGAAGGAAGCCCAAAAAATTAACTGATATGCCTATATTTGAAAATGATGACTTTTCCGAGACTAGAATTACTGAAGTAGTAGACGCTACAACTAGAATTGATGAAACCAATGTGCATAAAGTTGAGGAAACTGATGAAAGTTTACTGAGTATCgacaagaaaattaataaatttttgaatactgctgaaaaattgacaaaggaACCCCTTAAGCCAAAGCCTGGAAAGGTAGAGAGACCTACTTTGGAAGTAACAGAGGACTTAAAAGAAGATGAATGTTTGTTAAGCGTGTCTGATAAAGTTAGCAAGTTCCTTACTACAGCTGAACAACTCACTTCTGAAGCACCCAAATCAAAACCTAAGATTCCTaatgataatataaatattcgaaaaaaaaatgtaataactaccACTGAAACCACTCTGCCAGGACATGTACCAAAGGTTCCACGCCCAGATGTAGCTAATGTAGATGATACCCTTAAAGAAGACGAATGCTTATTAAGTGTATCAGATAAAGttagcaaatttatttcaactgcGGAAAAACTCACATCTACCGCAACTACTAAACCGGTTAGTCTTTCAAAAATAGACCCAATACCTACAAAGGCAAAGTCAAAATCTCCTGAAAGGCAATCTCCTAGTAAAGAAAATGAGGCTGTGCCGATACCAAAACCTCGCTCTCCAGAAAGACGATCTCCAACTAAGGATCAAACTGCAGGATTTATCGATACTGAAAGAACCGAAGAAATACGAACTCGTAAATCTCAATCACTCTCGCCAACACGTAGATCACCATCACCTGTTTTAAAATCTTTTGCAGAACCAACCAATGACCTTAAAACACCTCGAAGGCCATCAaaagaagattttaaaataagcaacaTTACAAGATTAAGAGGCAATGAGAGTATTAAAAAAGCGAAAGccctttttgaaaatattagtCAAGATAACGATACACCATGGCAAAAAGATGTACTTAGCAGACCATCAGTATTTAGTGCAAACAAAAGTAGTAAAGTGGTAGAAGATCGTCAGGAAGTCAAGCGGTTTACGGAATCCAAAAAATCAATTGCTGGAGACACTATAG TGGTCGAGAAACAACTAGTAGGAAGACAATCACCGGAAAGACTAGTCCGGAAATCACAGTCACCCAGAAAATCTCCAGAAAGGCAACCATCACCTGATAAATACCATGAAATAAAACCATTCAGGCCAAGTTCACCTGAAAAAATACCAGAAATTTTAACTCCAACCGATCAAGAATCAATCAGAAAAATGAGAAGTCGTGATACTACTCCAGAAGGAGATCTACCTCATTACATGAAACCTCTGGATAGGAGCTTGAGGCCAAATAGTCCTCATAGGGATAATATCCCCAAAG CGAAGCCTCAGCCAGTCCAACAACCAATTCATCCCGACGAGGTTGATATTAGGCAAACGAAGTTTGGTGTGACCTTAAAGAGGACTGACTCAGGGCGGACAGCAAGCAACATAGAAACTTCCGCAATATCCACTGAGCGAAGGAAGAGCAGCATAACCACGGAAAAACGAGTAACTGAAGAGGAAattgatgatatttttgaattgaaaattttagaaGAATTG TTGGAGAAAGTTGTCGGATATGACTTACGCCGTAAGATTCGAACCCAAATCAGACTAGTTAAGAAACTGACATCAGAAGGCAAATTGGAAAGCTATATTACCAGCAGAAAAACAATTCCTCAGGAAGCTATTACCCGCAGAGGATCCAGCCCATCAAAGACGATCAAGACAACCAAAATAACTGAAACTCAATCGAGCAGTTTTACTCGTAGTCCGGAAGATAAACTAGAAGATGTTGAGATTAAGATAGAGCAAAAACGTAGAGGTTCTAGTCCGTTCAAGACAATCAAACCATCCAAAAGCCCTGATAGGAAAACTGTAGTAGATGGTAGCTGCTTTAATCAAACTGATATTACCGAGAGAAGGAGCAGTGTGGAACAAAGTTCAGAGTACCAATCATCATATTCTTATAACGAGCGAAGATCATCGACTGAATCTTCATCTCTTGTAACTAAAGCTAAGAGTCCTGAGCGTAACACCACAAGTCCACAGAGAACTGTTCCTGGAAAAAGAGTATCTGAATCGATAGAAATCATACCTGGTGGTAAAGTCACTACTATTCAGACTACCGAAACTGTTCCAGAAGGAACTAGGACGACAACCACAAAAACTACAGAAAAATCTTTTACCACATTAAAGAAAGTAACTCCACCAACGAAAAAGATAATAGAAGATAATCAACCCGAATGGGTTAAGCAGAGAAACCTAAGAAATACCAAACAAACAGTGGCTTCTAGTGCAAAAAAAAGTCAAACTAGCACCAACACCAgtacaaaaaaaactacaagAACAAGTCCAGCAAAAGAAGTTAAGGGCACTGACATAATAACCTCTAGTTATGGAGTGGGCCCTACTGATGAACATGGTACTCCTTTATTTGGATTAAAAGCTTTGAGAGCTCAGAATAAGAACGAGAATATTAAAG ttcAAGGGACGGTGATTCGAAGCGAATATTATTCCGAAAATGACCAAGAGCCGGTTGGACAAATAAGTGTTACGAAATATTCGAGCGATCCGAACGATTTAAGGCAAGACGGGCCTGTATCTATGGATGGAAATGTGACAAGTGTCACTACAACGCAGAAATTTGGTTACAAGGATACGCCCTCCTTGAAAActttaactaataataaaaaa GAAATATGCGATAGTACCGAAAAATCTACAAgcaaaactacaaaaattagcCGAAGGGGGTCAGTAAAAGAAATTTCTAAGAAATTTATTGATAGTGCAG TTGAAAGTTTGAAGAATGAACGGCAAACAACCTATCCAAAGGCAGGTTTGATCTTGCGCAGTTCCAGCTTCAAGAGTACGAACGGCGAAGGTGAGCCAAGCCGAGAATCTTCTCCAG CTGATGACAGAGAAGCCGATAGTAGTACAGTAACTGTGAGAACTATCAAGTCAAGCGGTGAAACGTTCTTGTCAAATAAAAGTAGGATTACTGACGCCCAAGATGTGATCACAAGAATGAAAAATGAAGAATATGAGGAAGGGGACACTGAAGAGGATATTGCTGCCAGAGGgttgttaaataagtttatAG GATCTCAAGTGATGTTATCTGGAATGGAAGCGTGTGCAAAGTCAACATCAACGACGTCTAGGATTATATCATCTCCTGTTAGTACTGTTAGAAGATCAACGAAAATAACTACTACAATGACG